CAGGCTTAGGCTCAGGATTAGTAATCGGATCTGGAACCGGTTTTGGTTTAACAACAGGTTGAGGTTCAGGAGCTTTAGGCTCTTGTTTTACTTCAGGCTTAGACTCAGGATTAGTAATCGGATCTGGAACCGGTTTTGGTTTAACAACAGGTTGGGGTTCAGGAACGTTAGGTTCTTGCTTTACTTCAGGCTCTGGTTGAGGCTTAATAACTGGTTCTTTTGGTTGTTCAACAGTTGGCTCTACTTTTTTTTCTTCCTTGACAGTTATAGGCTCGACGTTTTTAGATTCTTTAAAAGGATTAAAAAAGTACCATAATAATCCTAAAGCTGCTAATAAAAGTAAGGCTAAAATCAAAGTATACCACCATTTCCAGAAAGGTTTTGGTACTATTACTGGAGCAATTGGTAGTTCGATAGGTTCAAATGTATCGACAATAACCGGCTCATTATTGATTACATAAATATTATTCTTTAGGTTTTTAATTCTCAGTAACCATGAAGAAACTAGAGTTTTTTGTTCATTAGTTAAAGAAATTAATTTTGCTGCTGTTTCAATATCATTGATTCTAGTAGCTAGAGTTTGTTTAATTTCAGATTTATGAGATTCGTCAATTATGTCATTAAGTAAGGTGGGTTGCCCTTCAAGATTTGTATACCAACCTATATATTGATTGTCTTCAATTAATTTTGGTGTAGCAAAAATTGAATATGTTCTAGCGGTTAGATGTGGTTTAAGTATTGAAAGTAAAGAGCCATACTGTTCCAGTAACTGCATCTTGTTTAAATTACTTTGTTCAAAAGCTATGCGAGTTATTCTTTGCATTTCTTAACTTAATCCTCATCACTAGCCGGTAATTTGAAAAATTACTCGGTATTTTATTCGCAAATAGGCTTACTAATATTCATGTTTGAAACTGCATTATTCATTTGATTAATAAGCTCTGTTGGACTTTTAGCTATATAAACATTTCCCCCCGTTCTTTTTGCAACACAATCTATTTTATGTTGCCCAGCTATATCAACAATATTTATTTTTAAACGTGGTTTTTCTGCTGCAATTTTAGTAGCAAGGGTACAAATATTAGCACGAGTACAATTATCCTCACCATCGCTGATAATTAAAATATAATCATCACGATTAACGCCATCAAGGAGTTTACTCGCCTGTTTAACACCACTGTATAATGGTGTTGCACTGTTATAGTCTAAAGGACGCAATCGTTTAATTTTATTTTTTAGTTTTTCTCTATTTTGATAAGAATAAAATGGTGTTGTTTGTGCTGCCGGACAGCTTGTTAATGTCACAAGTGAAATATCGATATTTTGTTGTATTTTATCAATACTTGTTACTGCAACTTCTTTGCTTTTTGATAAACGATTAGGTAAACGGGTCATCCGCTTTTCATAAGCTTCAGCTTCTTTCCGAGTCATTGAATAAAAATTAGCTTTTAAAAACTTATTAATACTTGCTTGTGACTCCATTAAGGTAATTGTCATGGAAGCTGAATTATCGAAAATCAAAACCATTTTAGGTGCGTCTTTATTATTGAGCACTTCTTCTTTAGGTACACAATCTTTTGCTTTTTCTACTGGTGCAGGTGCAGGTGCAGGTTCAGGAATAGGTTCAGGAACCGGTTCTGGTTTAACATCTTCTGGTACAGATTTTATTTCAGGCTCTTTTGGTGGTTCAACTATTGGAGTTGGTTCCGTTTTATGTTCTTCTACATTTTGAGCAATTATTTGCTCAGGTATTTTTTCTTTTCCATATGGACAGAAGAAGTACCAAAGTAAACCAAGCAATCCAATTAAAAATAAGGCAAGCAACAAGAAATACCACCACCGCCAAAATGATTTTGGTGGAACTACCGGTGGTGTTATAGGAGATTTAGGTAAAATAGGTTCTTCAAAAGTATTAACTATAACCGGATCATCGTTGATAACATAAATTGTATTACCCAAACTTTTAATTCTCGGCAACCAGGTTGTTATTAAAGTTTGTTCTTCGATTGTTAATGACATCGTTTTAATCGCTAATTCAATGTCATTAATCCGAGTATATAGCGTTTTTTCAATCTGCTTTTTATGTTCCTCGTTTTCAATATTACTAAGTAAGACAGGTTGACCTTCAAGATTACTATACCAACCAACATATTGATTATTATCAATTAACTTAGGAATACCTAAAATTGAAAACGTCCGCTCTGTTAAATTTCTTTTTAACAATGCTAACAAAGAATTATATTGTTCTAACAAAGACGCTTTATTAGGATCACCATTATCAAATATAATTCTTGTTATTCGCTGCATTGTTTCTTTATTTCCCTATGTTCAACAAATTTTTTAGTTAATCAATATCAAATCATTGTTAAATATTTAACGCTTTTTGTAATCTTTGAAGCTTTTTATTTAACTTATCTAACTCAACTTGTTTTTCAATGTCAGATGCATTTGAATTATTAACTTTATTCATCTGCTGTTCAATGTCTTTAACTTGAGCTTGAAGATCATTACGATTTTTAGCTTTTGCTTTGACCTCATTGGTTAACTGAGTTAACTCAGTTTTTAATTTTTGTAATTGAGCTTGTTTTTGTTTAACACTCAGTGATGTAGAGTTTTTCTGTCTCTCAATAGTTGCGTAAATTTCTCTAAACTGCGCATTAGCTCTTTTCTCGTTTTCTAATATTTGTTCTTTCTTATCAATACGAGCTTGATAATTACCAGAATAATTACAGCTAATTTTGTCCAAAATACCAATGTTTGTATTGGTTGGATCGCACTGTTCTGGCGTTGTTGAACAACCACTCAAAAAAACGAGCGAGCTTAGTAATAAAATAAGTGAAATCTTTTTCATATTAGCTTACCTTCACTGCTGAGCGTTGCTGAGTAACAAGGTTGACTTGCTTTTCAAGCACAGCAATTTGTTTATGTAATTGGTTAATTTGTTTATCAAGTTTTGAAACGTTTACGCCTGATCGTCGTTCTTGAGCAGAAATTGATATCCAATCTCTTTCAACTTTTTTCATACGAGATAATTTATCTGTTAAATAAGCAATGTTAGCATCAATTTGAGTTAAATCACGTTTAGCTTCGGTTTTATTCACTGTTTGTGACTTAATTTGATTATTTAATGTTTTAAGTGTTGCTAAATTTTTATCTAATACAGTTTTAGCTGTTTCTGTTACAGCTTGAACTTCATACGTATTTTGCTGAACATCTTGAATATAAACATCAAGTCGCATTTCGGCATCAGCGTATTCTGCACGTTTAGTATCAAGATAGTAATTTGCACCCATCATTACACCACAACCCACTGCAGCTGACGCAATACAAGTACCTGCTTTACCACCTAATAAAAAACATCCAACACCAGCTACACCTGCACCTACGGCGCAAGACTGCCATGCTGATTTACTAAAGAACTTAGCACTATTACTTTTAGTTAAGGTAGGATCTACACCTTTAGTTCTTGCCCCACCCGAATTCTGACAACCAGTTAAAACCATTGAGATACATAAGGTTATCGTTACTATTAGTTTATTCATTATTTTTTCCCTTTTATTTCATTACATGTTTGAAGCCAAGTGGAACGCTCGATCTTCCCTGATTCAATATATTGATTAATATGTTTGAAATAGAGTTTTAAATAATCACTCATATTAGCCTTACCACTATTTTCTAAAATAAATTGTGTGGGTTTAGATTGATTATTAATCGTGTCTATTTCATAATTTGTAGCAGTATTTACAATCGTATCAGAATAATATTTTAGTATAAAATCACGCGCCTTTTTAGATTCATCTAAGACATTT
This Gilliamella sp. ESL0443 DNA region includes the following protein-coding sequences:
- a CDS encoding VWA domain-containing protein; this translates as MQRITRIAFEQSNLNKMQLLEQYGSLLSILKPHLTARTYSIFATPKLIEDNQYIGWYTNLEGQPTLLNDIIDESHKSEIKQTLATRINDIETAAKLISLTNEQKTLVSSWLLRIKNLKNNIYVINNEPVIVDTFEPIELPIAPVIVPKPFWKWWYTLILALLLLAALGLLWYFFNPFKESKNVEPITVKEEKKVEPTVEQPKEPVIKPQPEPEVKQEPNVPEPQPVVKPKPVPDPITNPESKPEVKQEPKAPEPQPVVKPKPVPDPITNPEPKPEPKPEPKPKVKNPPNCITKEELAKNSNPSKMALIFDNSLSMTVTLAESPMEVGQYFNYLSYGYPRGMSQQDKIDYDKRMTRLPTRLSTSKKVALTSIDKIQQNINISLVALNGCPVADTTPFYNYSSRGALKSKINRLTPSAAGGGGTPLYSGLEKASQMLDGVKRDDYILIISDGEDNCTRANICTLANHIATQKPRLKINIVDIAGEHKIDCIANATGGKVYIAQSPKDMIRQMNKAVSDLKINRSVCQ
- a CDS encoding VWA domain-containing protein, which gives rise to MQRITRIIFDNGDPNKASLLEQYNSLLALLKRNLTERTFSILGIPKLIDNNQYVGWYSNLEGQPVLLSNIENEEHKKQIEKTLYTRINDIELAIKTMSLTIEEQTLITTWLPRIKSLGNTIYVINDDPVIVNTFEEPILPKSPITPPVVPPKSFWRWWYFLLLALFLIGLLGLLWYFFCPYGKEKIPEQIIAQNVEEHKTEPTPIVEPPKEPEIKSVPEDVKPEPVPEPIPEPAPAPAPVEKAKDCVPKEEVLNNKDAPKMVLIFDNSASMTITLMESQASINKFLKANFYSMTRKEAEAYEKRMTRLPNRLSKSKEVAVTSIDKIQQNIDISLVTLTSCPAAQTTPFYSYQNREKLKNKIKRLRPLDYNSATPLYSGVKQASKLLDGVNRDDYILIISDGEDNCTRANICTLATKIAAEKPRLKINIVDIAGQHKIDCVAKRTGGNVYIAKSPTELINQMNNAVSNMNISKPICE